One window from the genome of Manis pentadactyla isolate mManPen7 chromosome 15, mManPen7.hap1, whole genome shotgun sequence encodes:
- the NRN1L gene encoding neuritin-like protein isoform X1 has translation MHRCRRRHHRWRPPRGLGLLRLLLTLALLSPLTAAAASPGQCNTIYQGFAECLIRLGDGMGHGGELETICRSWNDFHTCASRVLSGCPEEAAAVWESLQQEARRARHPDNLHALCDTPVRLQESGTGPETNQETLRATAPVHTAAPELPLLATALALACLLRPLIG, from the exons ATGCACCGCTGCCGCCGCCGTCACCACCGCTGGCGGCCTCCCCGTGGGCTGGGGCTGTTGCGGCTGCTGCTGACTCTCG cccttttATCTCCTCTGACAGCAGCTGCAGCGAGCCCAGGCCAATGTAACACCATATACCAGGGCTTCGCCGAGTGTCTCATCCGTTTGGGGGACGGCATGGGCCACGGAGGAGAGTTGGAGACTATCTGCAG GTCTTGGAATGACTTCCACACCTGTGCCTCGCGAGTCTTGTCAGGCTGCCCGGAGGAGGCGGCTGCCGTGTGGGAGTCACTACAGCAAGAAGCTCGCCGGGCCCGTCACCCAGATAACTTGCACGCTCTGTGTGACACCCCTGTTAGGCTTCAAGAGAGTGGCACGGGCCCTGAAACCAACCAGGAGACGCTGCGGGCGACAGCGCCTGTACACACCGCGGCCCCCGAGCTCCCACTGCTGGCGACAGCTCTGGCGCTCGCCTGCCTCCTGAGGCCTCTGATCGGGTAA
- the NRN1L gene encoding neuritin-like protein isoform X2, with the protein MHRCRRRHHRWRPPRGLGLLRLLLTLAAAASPGQCNTIYQGFAECLIRLGDGMGHGGELETICRSWNDFHTCASRVLSGCPEEAAAVWESLQQEARRARHPDNLHALCDTPVRLQESGTGPETNQETLRATAPVHTAAPELPLLATALALACLLRPLIG; encoded by the exons ATGCACCGCTGCCGCCGCCGTCACCACCGCTGGCGGCCTCCCCGTGGGCTGGGGCTGTTGCGGCTGCTGCTGACTCTCG CAGCTGCAGCGAGCCCAGGCCAATGTAACACCATATACCAGGGCTTCGCCGAGTGTCTCATCCGTTTGGGGGACGGCATGGGCCACGGAGGAGAGTTGGAGACTATCTGCAG GTCTTGGAATGACTTCCACACCTGTGCCTCGCGAGTCTTGTCAGGCTGCCCGGAGGAGGCGGCTGCCGTGTGGGAGTCACTACAGCAAGAAGCTCGCCGGGCCCGTCACCCAGATAACTTGCACGCTCTGTGTGACACCCCTGTTAGGCTTCAAGAGAGTGGCACGGGCCCTGAAACCAACCAGGAGACGCTGCGGGCGACAGCGCCTGTACACACCGCGGCCCCCGAGCTCCCACTGCTGGCGACAGCTCTGGCGCTCGCCTGCCTCCTGAGGCCTCTGATCGGGTAA
- the NRN1L gene encoding neuritin-like protein isoform X3, whose protein sequence is MRPHHISCCSLIEGGQALLSPLTAAAASPGQCNTIYQGFAECLIRLGDGMGHGGELETICRSWNDFHTCASRVLSGCPEEAAAVWESLQQEARRARHPDNLHALCDTPVRLQESGTGPETNQETLRATAPVHTAAPELPLLATALALACLLRPLIG, encoded by the exons ATGCGCCCCCACCATATATCCTGTTGCTCTCTCATAGAAGGGGGTCAAG cccttttATCTCCTCTGACAGCAGCTGCAGCGAGCCCAGGCCAATGTAACACCATATACCAGGGCTTCGCCGAGTGTCTCATCCGTTTGGGGGACGGCATGGGCCACGGAGGAGAGTTGGAGACTATCTGCAG GTCTTGGAATGACTTCCACACCTGTGCCTCGCGAGTCTTGTCAGGCTGCCCGGAGGAGGCGGCTGCCGTGTGGGAGTCACTACAGCAAGAAGCTCGCCGGGCCCGTCACCCAGATAACTTGCACGCTCTGTGTGACACCCCTGTTAGGCTTCAAGAGAGTGGCACGGGCCCTGAAACCAACCAGGAGACGCTGCGGGCGACAGCGCCTGTACACACCGCGGCCCCCGAGCTCCCACTGCTGGCGACAGCTCTGGCGCTCGCCTGCCTCCTGAGGCCTCTGATCGGGTAA